Below is a window of Deltaproteobacteria bacterium DNA.
AAAAGGCCGTGGCTGAGGTTAAAAAAGTCCCGGATCTGCTGGAAGCCCTTCTTGAGGAGGAAATTAAATACTTCCTGAAACTCGTTAAGGGGCCGGGTTTCAAAAAACTGGTAAAGGGCGAGGTTTACTCCATCTTTGAGGCCATGAGCAAGGTGACCCTTTCGGACGTGCTTTCGGCGGACCAGATCATGGGGATAATCCGCCGCATCGTCATCGGCTTCACCCCGGCGGGCGGTGTGCCCGAAATAGCGGGCGAAATGGCCCGCAAGGTTATTTCGTCCGAAATCAACGAATCCACCACCCTGGACGACATCTTCCCCCAGGCCATCTATGACCAGTTCGCCGAAAAGGCGGCCACCATGGACAACGTGCGCCGAAGGGTCATTCACAGGGCGGTTCACAACACCGCCTATTCCCGCATGGTCTGCGACGCCATCATCACGGTGGTCCAGGAATACGCCGTTTCGGACATCCCCATCGCAAGGAAGATTCCGGGTTTCAACCTGCTCATGGGCATAGGCAGGGGAACGGCCAAAATGGCTCTTCCGGGCCTTTGGAGCGCAATCGAGGACACCTTCCGCGATTTCATCGAAAAGCGCGTCGATTTCATTCTGGCCAGGAGCGAGAGTTTCCTCCTGAACTTCCTCAGCGAAGAGCGCATGATGGAGATTTCCGACGAGGCGTGGAGGGAAGCCTGCGGAAAGACCCTGGCCGAGCATTTCAGCGCCCTGTACCCGGCTGACCTGGACGAGCTCATTGTTGTGGGTTACGAGTTCTGGCTCAATTTCCGGGAAACCCCGTATTTCGAGACCCTTGTGGATGAGCTGGTGGCTTATTTCTTCGAAAAATACGGCGACCGGGAGGTTGACCTCCTGGTGGAGGACATAGGGGTCACCCGCGAGATGGTGGTTCAGGAAGTGGTGGAATTTGCCGCCCTCATCGTGAAAAAGGTGGTTTCCACCGGCCTTCTGGAAGAGCGCCTTCGCTTCCACCTCACGCCCTTCTTCCACGGCGAAAGGGCCGCGAAGGTATTGGCGGATCACAAATAGTGCACCGGTATTCCAATTAAATCAGTTTGATGCCTGTTTCTTAATCTGGCTGACGGAGATGCCGACATCCTGGAAAAGACTGCGACCAATGGGGACAAAGTTTCTCCTGAAGAGTATTCCATAAAGAAAACGCCGGTTTTGCTGGTGTTGTTCTTGGATTTGATTACATTGGGAATTTACGCGCCGGTTTGGTATCTGCTCCGAGCCGGGGCTTTAAATTTACAGGATACAAAGAAACAACTTAAAATTGGCCTGTTATGGCTATTCCTATCGCTTCAGTTTTTTGGAGTAATTTTAGATCTTGAACGGAACGTAATCCTAAATTCGTTTATACTGTTGACAACTCCTTTATTATCAGCCGAAAACGCCACAATAGCTTTTGTTTGTATTTTTTTTAGCACATTAATATTGAGCTTAGTTATACAAGTTGTAGTCGCGATGAGAGTAAGAGGCATGCTTATGGAAATGGAGGAGTGTCGTCTTGGACGTCCAGTATATTATTCGATAATGGCGGTATTCTTTTTTCATATTTGCTATCTTCAATATAAGATAAACAGATTGTAGGCAACATTGTTTCCTATTTTAAGTGCAAGTAACTGCCCGAAGGTGGAGTCGGTGGAACAACCTCCGGTAGGTTGGTTCCGGCCCGAAGGCCCGGGTTCACCCAACAATTACGGCGCAGCACGATGTCGGGTGATCCTGCCCTTCGTGCAGAACCACCCAACCGGGGGTTTCTCCTTCTTCTCTACTGCCTTGCAACAGTTACTTGCGTTTGAAATAGAGAACGATATAATTTGTCACGCCCCTTCTGATGTTTCATGCTCCGGCTTCTTCCTTTTTCCGAAGACCTCGCCGTATGAGCTCCACTCGATGTTTCCTGCGCGCAGTTTGGCCCTGACTTCTTCCAATGCCTGCCTGAAAGCAGGGTCGGCCAGAATTCCGTTCGACTCATTTTCTGCCGAGCGTCGTTTTAGTCCGAGCAGATATTGAGTGAACAGGTCGGCAACGGTCAGGCGGTTTTCTGCGGCAAAAGCCTTTGCAAATTCGGCGAGGTCTTTATCGAGGCTTATATTTACTCTGGTTTTTTGCATGACGAACCCCCATAATTGTTGTTCCCAATATACGCATAACAGGAACATTCGTCAATGCCAAACAGTGTCCGGTAGAAGGCGACAGGTTTTCCGTTCACCTTATTCGTAGTGGGTCCACATCCTTAGCACCTTGACGGTCTTTTCATCGGCAATCACTTGATAAACCAGTCGATGCTGCAGGTTTATCCTCCGGGAAAAAGCTCCGGCCAGGTCTCCCGACAGCTTTTCAAAGGGGGGCGGGTTCTGAAAGGGGTTTTCGGCGAGAATTTCCAAGAGCCTTTCGGCGTTTGGCTTAAGCCCGGCAGCCGACAGGTTTTTCGCGTCCT
It encodes the following:
- a CDS encoding DUF4234 domain-containing protein, which translates into the protein MLVLFLDLITLGIYAPVWYLLRAGALNLQDTKKQLKIGLLWLFLSLQFFGVILDLERNVILNSFILLTTPLLSAENATIAFVCIFFSTLILSLVIQVVVAMRVRGMLMEMEECRLGRPVYYSIMAVFFFHICYLQYKINRL
- a CDS encoding Txe/YoeB family addiction module toxin; the encoded protein is MKWRVVFTRQAQKDAKNLSAAGLKPNAERLLEILAENPFQNPPPFEKLSGDLAGAFSRRINLQHRLVYQVIADEKTVKVLRMWTHYE